A genomic window from Cryobacterium sp. SO2 includes:
- a CDS encoding DUF2252 domain-containing protein: MSENASSPAPQSSPASSNGPGHPSVAERAATGKAARQHTPVSSHRGWKPAADRADPVGLLEDQNLTRVPDLVPVRHGRMMASPFTFYRGAAKIMAADLAHTPRAGLIVQLCGDAHLSNFGVFASPERNLLFDLNDFDETLPGPFEYDVLRLAASFTIAARNNAFSAADVTGVTSEVVRSYREGMAQFAAMRTMDIWYARMSEQEMIAALEMAKATQKGKAARKASKSIEKRTLKNAAKARSHDSMHALAKLAELVDGKYRIISQPPIVIPVRELAASFGLTSEETQKAVGEQLQSYRQTLQDDRRQLLERFTVVDVAHKVVGVGSVGNRAFIALLQGRDEQDPLFLQVKEATASVLEDHLPKSVYEQPGERVVQGQRMMQAASDIFLGWTKGVQDNRYLYWRQLRDMKGSAIVEAMVPMGMTFYAHACGWTLARAHARSGDPVAIAAYLGKGDKFDRAVVDFSERYADQNDKDYQEFLEAVRSGRLAAREGV; this comes from the coding sequence ATGTCCGAGAATGCGAGCAGTCCAGCGCCCCAGTCCAGTCCAGCATCGTCGAACGGCCCGGGGCATCCGAGCGTCGCCGAGCGCGCCGCAACGGGCAAGGCTGCCAGGCAGCACACCCCGGTGTCGAGCCACCGCGGCTGGAAGCCGGCTGCTGACCGGGCCGATCCCGTGGGGCTGCTAGAGGACCAGAACCTCACCCGGGTGCCCGACCTGGTGCCGGTGCGGCACGGCCGCATGATGGCGTCACCGTTCACGTTCTATCGCGGCGCCGCCAAGATCATGGCCGCCGACCTCGCGCACACACCTCGCGCCGGACTCATCGTGCAGCTCTGCGGCGACGCCCACCTGTCCAACTTCGGCGTCTTCGCCTCTCCGGAACGCAACCTGCTCTTCGACCTCAACGACTTCGACGAGACCCTTCCCGGCCCGTTCGAGTACGACGTCTTGCGGCTGGCGGCGAGCTTCACGATCGCGGCCCGCAACAACGCCTTCAGCGCCGCGGATGTGACGGGCGTCACCAGCGAGGTCGTGCGGTCGTACCGGGAGGGCATGGCCCAGTTCGCCGCGATGCGCACCATGGACATCTGGTACGCCCGGATGTCGGAGCAGGAAATGATCGCGGCGCTGGAGATGGCCAAGGCCACTCAGAAGGGCAAGGCGGCGAGAAAGGCCTCGAAGAGCATCGAGAAGCGCACTCTCAAGAACGCCGCGAAGGCGAGGTCCCACGACAGTATGCATGCGCTGGCCAAGCTCGCCGAACTCGTCGACGGCAAATACCGGATCATCAGCCAGCCGCCCATCGTCATCCCGGTCCGGGAGCTCGCCGCGTCCTTCGGACTGACCTCGGAGGAAACCCAGAAGGCCGTCGGCGAGCAGTTGCAGTCGTATCGCCAGACTCTGCAGGACGACCGGCGCCAGCTCCTCGAACGCTTCACGGTGGTGGACGTCGCCCACAAGGTGGTGGGCGTCGGCAGCGTCGGCAACCGGGCGTTCATCGCCCTGCTGCAGGGCCGAGACGAGCAGGACCCGCTCTTCCTGCAGGTGAAGGAGGCCACCGCATCCGTTCTCGAAGACCACCTGCCGAAGAGCGTGTATGAACAACCCGGCGAGCGCGTCGTGCAGGGGCAGCGGATGATGCAGGCCGCCAGCGACATCTTCCTGGGCTGGACCAAGGGGGTGCAAGACAACCGCTACCTGTACTGGCGGCAGCTGCGCGACATGAAGGGCTCTGCGATCGTGGAAGCGATGGTGCCGATGGGTATGACGTTCTACGCTCACGCCTGCGGCTGGACCCTGGCCCGTGCGCACGCCCGCTCGGGCGACCCTGTCGCGATCGCGGCCTACCTCGGCAAGGGCGACAAGTTCGACCGGGCGGTGGTCGACTTCTCCGAGCGCTACGCCGACCAGAACGACAAGGACTACCAGGAGTTCCTCGAGGCCGTGCGGAGCGGGCGGCTCGCCGCCCGCGAGGGCGTCTAG